In one window of Prevotella sp. E13-17 DNA:
- a CDS encoding 4-hydroxy-3-methylbut-2-enyl diphosphate reductase: MLQVEIDEGSGFCFGVTTAIKKAEEELKKGKTLYCLGDIVHNSMECERLKQMGLITITHEDMKLLHDVKVLLRAHGEPPATYELARKNNIEIIDATCPVVLKLQNRIKQQHDMTIDNWHLAISQNVNSQKQAAKSQIVIFGKKGHAEVLGLVGQTEGSAIVIENFEEVKQLDFTRDIYLYSQTTKSLDEFHRITKYIQEHISPEATFKSFDTICRSVANRMPNISQFATRHDLILFVCGRKSSNGKVLFNECLRVNPNSRLIEGPEEINPEWLKGIETIGICGATSTPKWLMEQCRDALLKL, from the coding sequence ATGTTACAAGTTGAAATAGATGAAGGCAGTGGCTTCTGCTTCGGAGTGACCACCGCCATCAAGAAAGCTGAAGAGGAACTGAAAAAGGGCAAGACGCTCTACTGTCTGGGCGACATTGTCCATAATAGCATGGAGTGCGAACGACTGAAACAGATGGGACTTATCACCATCACGCATGAAGACATGAAACTGTTACACGACGTGAAAGTGCTGCTGCGTGCGCATGGCGAACCTCCTGCCACCTACGAATTGGCGCGAAAGAACAACATCGAGATAATCGATGCCACCTGTCCCGTGGTGCTGAAGCTGCAGAACAGGATCAAGCAACAACACGATATGACTATCGACAATTGGCATTTAGCCATTAGTCAGAACGTCAACAGTCAGAAACAAGCAGCGAAAAGCCAGATTGTCATCTTCGGCAAGAAAGGTCATGCCGAGGTGCTTGGACTGGTCGGACAGACGGAAGGCTCGGCCATTGTCATCGAGAACTTCGAGGAAGTGAAACAGCTGGACTTCACGCGCGACATCTATTTATATAGTCAGACCACCAAGTCGCTCGACGAGTTTCACCGCATCACCAAGTACATTCAGGAGCACATCTCGCCCGAGGCGACCTTCAAGAGCTTCGACACCATCTGTCGTTCGGTGGCTAACCGCATGCCCAACATCTCGCAGTTTGCCACGCGCCACGACCTGATCCTCTTTGTCTGTGGGCGCAAGAGCTCGAATGGCAAGGTGCTTTTCAACGAGTGTCTGCGCGTGAATCCCAACTCCCGCCTTATCGAGGGACCCGAAGAAATCAATCCCGAATGGCTGAAAGGCATCGAGACCATTGGCATCTGTGGCGCCACCAGCACACCTAAGTGGCTCATGGAGCAGTGCCGCGACGCGCTACTAAAACTGTAA
- the meaB gene encoding methylmalonyl Co-A mutase-associated GTPase MeaB, whose product MEHPENSSEYAGLQVNSGVEQPSIINPYLKRNRIRRRELTANEMVEGILKGDVTILSQAVTLIESTNPDHQAKAQEVINKCLPYSGKSVRIGISGVPGAGKSTSIDEFGVHLLNEKGGRLAVLAIDPSSERTKGSILGDKTRMEKLAVHPDSFIRPSPSAGSLGGVARKTRETIILCEAAGFDKIFVETVGVGQSETACHSMVDFFLLIQVAGTGDELQGIKRGIMEISDGIVINKCDGDNVDRCQMAATNFRNALHFFPMPESGWAPKVLCYSGFYGTGVKEIWDMIYEYFAFVKQNGYFDHRRNEQAKYWMYESINEHLRLSFYNNPQIKAQLNAAEQTVLDGQKTSFVAAQDLLDDYFKLLKQ is encoded by the coding sequence ATGGAGCACCCCGAGAACAGTTCTGAATATGCAGGCCTACAGGTGAACAGTGGTGTGGAGCAACCTTCCATCATCAATCCCTACCTGAAGCGCAACCGCATACGCCGCCGTGAGCTCACCGCCAACGAGATGGTGGAGGGCATTCTGAAAGGCGATGTCACCATTCTCTCGCAGGCTGTCACACTGATAGAAAGCACGAATCCCGACCACCAAGCCAAGGCGCAAGAGGTGATTAACAAGTGCTTGCCCTATAGCGGCAAGTCTGTGCGCATCGGTATCAGCGGTGTCCCCGGCGCCGGCAAGTCCACCTCTATCGACGAGTTTGGCGTCCATCTGCTGAATGAGAAAGGCGGTCGCCTTGCCGTACTGGCTATCGACCCGTCTTCTGAACGGACCAAAGGAAGCATCCTCGGCGACAAGACCCGCATGGAGAAACTGGCTGTCCATCCCGACTCCTTCATCCGCCCCAGCCCATCGGCAGGGTCTCTGGGCGGTGTAGCCCGCAAGACGCGCGAGACAATCATTCTCTGCGAGGCCGCAGGCTTCGATAAGATCTTCGTTGAAACCGTCGGCGTGGGACAAAGTGAGACGGCTTGTCATTCCATGGTTGACTTCTTCCTGCTTATCCAAGTGGCAGGAACTGGCGACGAACTGCAAGGCATCAAGCGAGGCATCATGGAGATTAGCGATGGCATTGTCATCAACAAATGTGACGGCGACAACGTGGATCGCTGCCAGATGGCTGCCACCAACTTCCGCAATGCGCTGCATTTCTTTCCCATGCCCGAAAGCGGATGGGCGCCGAAGGTTCTGTGCTACAGTGGCTTCTATGGCACCGGGGTCAAGGAAATCTGGGATATGATCTACGAGTATTTTGCCTTTGTGAAGCAGAATGGCTATTTCGACCATCGTCGCAACGAGCAGGCTAAGTACTGGATGTACGAGAGTATCAACGAGCATCTGCGCCTGAGTTTCTACAACAACCCGCAGATCAAAGCTCAACTTAATGCTGCCGAGCAGACGGTACTGGATGGACAGAAGACTTCATTCGTAGCCGCTCAGGACCTGCTCGACGATTATTTTAAATTGCTTAAACAGTAA
- a CDS encoding DUF1573 domain-containing protein: protein MKKILTLTLCCLTAFTAQAQKLTISKSTIDVGKTAYEVPITGTFELKYKGPKSIVITDVKADCGCTKTVWPKKSISSGEKFTISMTYDARMLGHFNKQIAVYCKTSGRSAKTEIKPVYLKMKGIVLAEPTAENMAEKYPYDLNGLRADVNNLEFDDVNKGDVRQAEFNIYNNSSSTITPNMLHLPPYLSAKAIPEKLSPYRTGKMIVTLNSQKVYGMGLTQTSVYLASTLGESIRSEIEIPVSVVLLPDMSKFDGNNKQYAPKMQLSANQLTLDAKHKRGVITITNQGRTPLKISSMQLFTKGVKVQLNKSELQPGEVATLKAKVYPNDLKKVRSRPRILMITNDPDHAKVVISINYK from the coding sequence ATGAAAAAGATACTGACCCTCACTCTGTGTTGCCTGACAGCATTCACCGCTCAGGCACAGAAACTGACCATCAGCAAGTCAACCATTGACGTAGGCAAGACTGCCTATGAAGTGCCCATCACCGGCACCTTTGAACTTAAATACAAAGGGCCCAAGAGTATTGTCATCACCGATGTCAAAGCCGACTGCGGCTGCACCAAGACGGTATGGCCCAAGAAGAGCATATCTTCAGGCGAGAAGTTCACCATCTCGATGACCTACGATGCCCGCATGCTTGGTCATTTCAACAAGCAGATTGCTGTCTATTGCAAGACCAGTGGCCGCTCTGCAAAGACGGAAATAAAGCCTGTCTATCTGAAGATGAAAGGCATCGTCCTTGCCGAACCCACTGCCGAGAACATGGCAGAAAAATACCCCTACGACCTGAACGGACTGCGTGCAGACGTCAACAATCTGGAGTTCGACGATGTGAACAAGGGCGATGTCCGTCAGGCTGAGTTCAACATCTACAACAACAGCAGTTCTACCATCACGCCCAACATGCTTCATCTGCCTCCATACCTCTCAGCAAAGGCCATCCCCGAAAAGCTAAGTCCCTACCGCACTGGCAAGATGATTGTCACGTTGAACAGTCAGAAGGTCTATGGCATGGGACTTACCCAGACGTCAGTCTATTTGGCCAGCACCTTGGGCGAGTCTATTCGCTCTGAAATTGAGATTCCCGTATCGGTGGTTCTGCTGCCCGACATGTCGAAGTTCGACGGCAACAACAAGCAGTATGCACCCAAGATGCAGCTCTCTGCCAACCAGTTGACACTGGATGCCAAGCATAAACGCGGAGTCATCACCATCACCAATCAGGGGCGCACGCCACTCAAGATTTCATCTATGCAGCTTTTCACCAAAGGTGTGAAGGTGCAACTCAACAAGAGTGAGCTGCAACCAGGCGAAGTTGCCACGCTGAAAGCCAAGGTCTATCCCAACGATCTGAAGAAGGTTCGTTCAAGACCACGTATTCTCATGATTACCAATGATCCTGACCACGCAAAGGTGGTCATCAGCATCAACTACAAATAA
- a CDS encoding alpha-2-macroglobulin family protein has protein sequence MKKYIMIAAILLMASTNCLYAQSKQTYNTLWKQVNDAEDKDLPRTQITILQKIAKKAEREKDYGHLLKAELSAAKALTAISTDSLKSAIERLEACEQKAEGNWALQAVYDAVLVSIYENNALSFDEARQQAAYYREKALSHPAILAATKVTGYTPFIIKEKDSRFFDDDLLSVIGYETDQTKVLHKYYLTTTNRKAQLLTAIKGATIEQLDSLMALYGDLDVCGEAAISRYQQMRNAEVSDRIAYIDKALQRWGSWPRMNELRNARMNLTREQFTVNVDKHIFIPNREQKITIKNLRGINQLAMHIYKVNANGDISLTPNNTQDYEKIKPLLTATPFNETRNYTDWKDYELQNDTVTLPGLPAGVYLIEFNSQPQTANARILYFVSDVRLLSQGQPNNRMRFVVVNATTGQPITGASVRLITKEQSTTLTTNAQGECYYHFKQANDAYDTKVFASTKDDRFCPCPFLNRLYDYQEYEYEGDKTAIMTDRAIYRPGQKVHMAAIIYHVNQHNDQRAAANKQVTVTLYDANHRVLTEKQLVTDAFGTVSADFNLPVKGLTGNYHIRIGNEYHYFRVEEYKRPTFQVEFPKVEQDYKAGDTLTIKATAKSYAGIPVQNAHVTYRVERRRAWWWFADMAYWSSMRFGNDIQDETILTGESTTDANGHFEVRMPLVMPATEHPLFCNFIVTADVTDMAGETHHGELSVPLGNRKTALSIDIEDKLLIEKMQKPTLHLKNAAGNDLIRKVRYQLDRGKWKTIETCAPIILPRLKSGKHTLRAEYEDEIIEKSFIVFSLNDKKPAEETDEWFYLSDGQFPNDGTPVTLQIGSSAKDVHIIYTIASGIGIIEQGSVDKSNALINRKLTYKPEYGDGLSLSYVWVKDGLVYRYNFSILRPTEDKKLNMTWETFRDRLTPGQQEEWTLKVEPTSADGIQLMATLFDKSLDQLAMHNWNFMPYTNYSLPILEWSFSEGYSVRRNATRKLNPLKVDELALSHFDSSCYPSMWYPSTRRPFKRGLHLAEEPLKVNSNADTYECMESNYIVTGSGSTLNGRIAGLDIKQKTASSEESSQAAHATEQVSMRENLQETAFFYPQMMADSTGIFTLKFTLPESLTSWRFIGLAHTKDLRYGLLEGEAVAKKDVMIQPNLPRFIRMGDEATISARIFNTSDHDIEGVARLELLDPETMQVLYSDSRNTLVPANATFGVTFPYVCRHETQGLVVAKLSFTGEGFSDGEQHYLPILPNKEQMTVTIPFTQTAPGTKTIDLAAMIPTDATQARLTFEYTNNPAWLMIQALPTVAHANDQCAICQATALYANTLGRHILGQNPQAKHVFETWKQENGEETSLTSALEKNEALKDLVLNETPWVADARSETEQKRQLADFFDSSLMDYRITSAINQLSLLQKANGSWSWWPGMNGSFFITVEVSEMLVRLNQMAGEQADTKKMLAASFTFMDQEILKMVDEMKKEEKKGHRQSFPSFKALQYLYMSKISGRKPTAKVEEAQSYLKKLLKKDVKSQSIYEKALAAIILNAPAYIKSLKEYTVYKEDMGRYYDTPRAGYSWRDYRIPTQVAVIEALQKLTPADTTTIDQMRRWLLQQKRTQAWDTPINSVNAIYAFLNAQDNQGILDSPSMPTTLRVDEKLLDHSKATAGLGYVKVSHDYHGQQTFTAEKTSAGTSWGAVYAQFMQPTTSIQPGSSEISVKRELIGHQPLKVGDRIKVRITINAARDFDFVEVIDKRAACMEPVNQLSGFRNGYYCAPKDNATHYYFDRLPKGKHVIETEYYIDRLGTYETGALTAGCAYAPEFRGQTASETIIVK, from the coding sequence ATGAAGAAGTATATAATGATTGCAGCCATCTTGCTGATGGCATCAACTAATTGTTTATACGCCCAGTCCAAACAGACATACAACACTCTTTGGAAACAGGTCAACGATGCAGAGGATAAAGATCTGCCACGCACACAGATCACTATCTTGCAAAAGATTGCCAAGAAAGCAGAAAGAGAAAAGGACTATGGGCATCTGCTGAAAGCCGAACTTTCGGCAGCAAAAGCATTGACAGCTATCTCGACCGACTCGCTCAAGTCAGCCATTGAGCGTCTGGAGGCATGCGAACAGAAGGCAGAAGGCAACTGGGCGCTACAGGCCGTCTATGATGCAGTGCTCGTTTCAATATACGAGAACAATGCGTTGTCTTTCGACGAAGCCCGTCAACAAGCGGCATACTATCGCGAGAAGGCACTTTCCCACCCTGCTATATTAGCCGCAACAAAGGTCACAGGCTACACTCCTTTTATTATTAAAGAGAAAGACAGTCGTTTCTTTGACGACGACCTGCTGAGTGTGATAGGCTATGAAACAGACCAGACAAAGGTTCTCCACAAGTACTATCTGACAACCACCAACCGCAAGGCGCAACTTCTTACAGCAATCAAGGGTGCCACTATTGAACAACTCGACTCACTAATGGCGCTCTATGGCGACTTGGATGTTTGTGGCGAAGCAGCCATCAGCCGCTACCAGCAGATGCGCAACGCAGAAGTCTCCGACCGCATTGCCTACATCGACAAAGCCCTTCAGCGCTGGGGGAGCTGGCCCCGCATGAACGAACTGCGCAATGCTCGCATGAACCTCACACGAGAACAGTTCACCGTCAACGTTGACAAACATATCTTTATTCCAAACCGCGAACAGAAGATTACCATCAAAAACCTGAGAGGCATCAATCAGTTGGCAATGCATATCTACAAGGTAAATGCCAACGGAGACATTTCTTTGACCCCCAACAATACCCAAGACTACGAAAAAATCAAGCCTCTTCTCACGGCTACGCCATTTAACGAGACACGCAACTATACCGATTGGAAGGATTACGAGCTACAGAATGACACCGTCACACTTCCTGGTCTGCCTGCTGGCGTTTACCTGATAGAGTTTAATTCACAGCCCCAAACCGCAAACGCCCGTATTCTTTACTTCGTGAGCGACGTCCGTTTACTTTCGCAAGGTCAGCCCAACAACAGAATGCGCTTTGTGGTTGTCAATGCCACAACAGGCCAACCCATCACTGGAGCCTCCGTGCGTCTGATCACCAAAGAGCAGTCAACGACGCTCACCACCAATGCACAAGGCGAATGTTACTACCATTTCAAGCAAGCCAACGATGCCTACGACACCAAGGTTTTTGCTTCAACCAAAGACGACCGTTTCTGTCCCTGCCCCTTTTTAAACCGTCTGTACGATTATCAAGAATACGAATACGAAGGCGACAAAACAGCAATCATGACCGATCGCGCCATCTATCGCCCTGGGCAGAAGGTTCACATGGCTGCCATTATCTATCATGTCAACCAGCACAACGACCAACGGGCGGCAGCCAACAAGCAGGTCACTGTCACTCTCTATGACGCCAACCATCGCGTTTTGACCGAGAAACAGCTCGTCACCGATGCCTTTGGCACAGTCAGTGCCGACTTCAACCTGCCCGTTAAGGGCCTGACAGGTAACTATCATATTCGTATAGGCAATGAGTATCATTATTTCCGAGTTGAAGAATACAAGCGTCCCACCTTCCAAGTAGAGTTTCCGAAAGTGGAGCAAGACTACAAAGCGGGCGACACTCTGACCATCAAAGCCACTGCCAAGAGCTATGCTGGCATACCTGTTCAGAATGCCCATGTGACCTATCGCGTAGAACGCCGCCGCGCATGGTGGTGGTTTGCTGACATGGCCTATTGGAGCAGCATGCGGTTTGGCAACGACATACAAGACGAGACCATCCTCACTGGCGAATCAACGACCGATGCCAATGGCCATTTTGAGGTAAGAATGCCTCTGGTGATGCCAGCTACCGAACATCCGTTGTTCTGCAATTTCATTGTCACGGCCGACGTTACAGACATGGCTGGCGAGACGCATCACGGTGAACTCTCCGTCCCTCTCGGCAATCGCAAGACGGCACTAAGCATCGATATCGAAGACAAACTTTTAATCGAGAAGATGCAAAAGCCCACATTGCACCTGAAGAATGCCGCTGGCAACGACCTCATACGTAAGGTTCGCTATCAGTTGGATAGAGGGAAATGGAAGACCATAGAGACCTGTGCTCCCATCATTCTGCCCCGATTGAAGAGCGGTAAGCACACGCTGAGAGCCGAATACGAAGATGAGATCATAGAAAAATCCTTTATCGTGTTCTCGCTCAACGACAAGAAGCCAGCAGAAGAGACCGATGAGTGGTTCTATCTCTCCGACGGTCAGTTTCCGAACGACGGCACACCCGTCACCCTTCAGATTGGCTCTTCTGCTAAGGACGTACACATCATCTACACCATAGCATCGGGCATCGGTATCATTGAGCAAGGATCTGTCGATAAGTCTAACGCACTTATCAACCGCAAGCTGACCTACAAACCAGAATATGGCGACGGACTTTCACTGAGCTACGTCTGGGTTAAAGACGGCCTTGTCTATAGATACAATTTCTCTATTCTGCGTCCGACAGAAGACAAGAAGCTGAACATGACGTGGGAGACCTTCCGAGACAGGCTCACTCCTGGTCAGCAAGAAGAATGGACGCTGAAGGTAGAGCCTACATCAGCAGACGGCATCCAACTCATGGCAACACTTTTCGACAAGAGTCTTGACCAACTTGCCATGCACAACTGGAACTTCATGCCCTACACCAACTACTCACTGCCCATCCTTGAGTGGAGTTTCAGCGAGGGATACAGCGTGCGAAGAAACGCCACACGAAAGCTGAACCCTCTGAAAGTCGATGAGTTAGCTCTAAGCCATTTCGACAGTTCTTGCTATCCCAGCATGTGGTATCCCAGCACCAGACGTCCGTTCAAGCGTGGTTTACACCTTGCAGAAGAGCCTTTGAAAGTCAATAGCAATGCAGACACATACGAATGCATGGAAAGCAATTATATCGTGACAGGTTCGGGCAGTACACTTAATGGTCGCATTGCCGGGCTCGACATCAAGCAGAAGACTGCCAGCAGCGAAGAATCGTCCCAGGCAGCACACGCCACCGAGCAAGTTTCCATGCGCGAGAACCTACAGGAGACCGCCTTCTTCTATCCCCAAATGATGGCCGACTCCACCGGCATCTTCACCCTCAAGTTCACGCTACCAGAGAGTCTCACCTCATGGCGCTTCATCGGATTGGCCCACACCAAAGACTTGAGATACGGTTTACTGGAGGGCGAAGCCGTGGCCAAGAAAGATGTGATGATTCAACCCAACCTGCCTCGCTTCATTCGCATGGGCGACGAGGCCACCATCAGCGCGCGCATTTTTAACACCAGCGACCATGATATCGAGGGTGTTGCACGTCTGGAATTGCTCGATCCTGAAACGATGCAAGTGCTTTACTCCGACAGCCGCAATACTTTAGTGCCGGCAAACGCCACGTTTGGCGTCACCTTTCCATACGTTTGCCGCCACGAAACCCAAGGTTTGGTAGTAGCAAAGTTATCATTCACTGGCGAAGGCTTCAGCGACGGCGAACAGCACTACCTCCCCATTCTGCCCAACAAGGAGCAGATGACCGTCACCATTCCTTTCACACAGACGGCTCCCGGCACCAAGACCATTGATCTTGCTGCCATGATTCCCACCGATGCCACACAGGCTCGTCTCACCTTTGAATACACCAACAATCCTGCATGGCTCATGATTCAGGCCCTGCCCACCGTGGCACATGCCAACGACCAGTGCGCCATCTGTCAGGCCACTGCACTCTATGCCAACACCTTGGGACGTCATATACTGGGGCAGAACCCACAAGCCAAGCACGTCTTTGAAACCTGGAAGCAAGAGAACGGCGAGGAGACGTCACTGACAAGTGCACTCGAGAAGAACGAAGCGCTGAAGGACTTGGTGCTCAACGAGACGCCTTGGGTGGCTGATGCCCGTAGCGAGACCGAACAGAAACGTCAGTTGGCCGATTTCTTCGACAGTTCTTTAATGGACTACCGCATCACATCGGCCATCAATCAGCTCAGCCTTTTGCAAAAAGCCAATGGCTCATGGAGCTGGTGGCCAGGCATGAATGGCTCATTCTTCATCACCGTTGAGGTGAGCGAGATGCTGGTTAGACTGAACCAGATGGCTGGCGAACAGGCTGACACCAAAAAGATGTTGGCAGCCTCGTTCACATTCATGGATCAGGAAATCTTGAAGATGGTTGACGAGATGAAGAAGGAAGAAAAGAAAGGCCATCGCCAGTCGTTCCCCTCTTTCAAGGCTCTGCAGTATCTCTACATGTCGAAAATCAGTGGCAGAAAGCCCACGGCAAAGGTTGAAGAGGCACAGAGCTACCTCAAGAAACTGTTGAAGAAGGACGTCAAGAGCCAGAGCATCTACGAGAAAGCGCTTGCAGCCATCATCCTCAACGCACCTGCCTACATCAAGAGTCTCAAGGAGTACACCGTGTATAAGGAAGACATGGGCCGCTACTACGACACGCCCCGTGCTGGCTATTCATGGCGCGACTATCGCATTCCTACTCAGGTGGCTGTCATCGAAGCTTTGCAGAAGCTCACGCCTGCCGACACAACGACCATCGACCAGATGCGCCGCTGGCTCCTGCAGCAGAAGCGCACACAGGCTTGGGACACGCCAATCAACAGCGTTAATGCCATCTATGCGTTCTTGAACGCCCAAGACAACCAGGGCATTCTCGACAGTCCAAGCATGCCCACCACGCTGAGGGTTGACGAGAAATTGTTGGATCACTCAAAAGCCACCGCAGGATTAGGCTATGTGAAAGTTTCTCACGACTATCATGGCCAACAGACATTCACTGCCGAGAAGACATCTGCCGGTACCAGTTGGGGCGCAGTCTATGCGCAGTTCATGCAGCCCACCACCAGCATTCAGCCGGGTAGCAGCGAGATCAGCGTGAAGCGCGAACTCATTGGTCATCAGCCTCTGAAGGTTGGCGACCGCATCAAGGTGCGCATCACCATCAATGCCGCGCGCGACTTCGACTTCGTAGAGGTCATCGACAAGCGCGCAGCCTGCATGGAACCCGTCAACCAGCTCAGTGGTTTCCGCAATGGTTACTATTGCGCACCCAAGGACAATGCCACCCATTATTACTTCGACCGCCTGCCAAAAGGCAAGCACGTCATCGAGACAGAATACTATATCGACCGCCTCGGCACTTACGAGACAGGCGCCCTCACAGCAGGATGCGCCTATGCGCCTGAGTTCCGCGGCCAAACAGCATCAGAAACCATCATCGTAAAATGA
- the clpB gene encoding ATP-dependent chaperone ClpB: MTLEKFTIKAQETVQQAVNIARKNSQQSIEPIHLLRALMDKAQDITNFVFQKLGVNVQQLEVLTSQELQHLARVQGGDPYLSNDSQKVLQKAEDLSREMGDEYVSCEPMLLALLIVNSTVSRMLKDTGANEKDMRQAILELRRGQKVQSQSADDNYQSLEKYAKNLVDLARAGKLDPVIGRDDEIRRVLQILSRRTKNNPILIGEPGTGKTAIVEGLAQRIVRGDVPENLKDKQLFSLDMGALVAGAKYKGEFEERLKSVINEVTASEGRIILFIDEIHTLVGAGKGEGAMDAANILKPALARGELRSIGATTLNEYQKYFEKDKALERRFQTVMVDEPDELSAISILRGLKERYENHHKVRIQDDACIAAVQLSERYITERFLPDKAIDLMDEAAAKLRMERDSVPEELDEIMRRLAQLEIEREAIKREGDQPKIAQLDKEIAELKEQETRFRAKWEGERQLINKIQQDKQEMENLKLEAERAEREGDYGKVAEIRYSKLKALEDDILAIQGQLSNAQGGNSLVREEVTADDIAEVVSRWTGIPVTRMMQSEREKLLHLEEELHKRVIGQEEAITAVSDAVRRSRAGLQDPKRPIASFIFLGTTGVGKTELAKALAEYLFNDETMMTRIDMSEYQEKHTVSRLIGAPPGYVGYDEGGQLTEAVRRKPYSVVLFDEIEKAHPDVFNILLQVLDDGRLTDNKGRTADFKNTIIIMTSNATREQLRQNMRPEFLNRIDEIITFQQLSKEEIAQVVRLQLGRVQKMLEPQGFQLQVSDHAVAWLAEEGYDPDFGARPVKRAIQQYLLNDLSKRILADEIDRTKPIVVDEFGEGLVFHN, translated from the coding sequence ATGACGCTTGAAAAGTTTACAATCAAAGCACAGGAGACAGTTCAGCAGGCTGTGAATATAGCCCGTAAGAACAGTCAACAGTCCATTGAGCCCATTCACTTGTTGAGGGCTCTGATGGATAAAGCGCAGGACATCACCAATTTTGTATTTCAGAAGTTGGGTGTCAATGTGCAGCAATTAGAGGTGTTGACTTCGCAAGAACTCCAGCATTTGGCTCGTGTGCAGGGTGGAGATCCCTATCTTTCAAACGATAGTCAAAAGGTTTTGCAGAAGGCTGAAGACCTTTCGCGCGAAATGGGCGATGAGTATGTGTCTTGTGAACCCATGCTTCTGGCACTGTTAATCGTTAACTCAACGGTTAGTCGCATGCTGAAAGATACCGGTGCCAACGAGAAAGACATGCGGCAGGCCATCCTGGAACTGCGTCGTGGACAGAAAGTGCAGAGCCAAAGTGCAGACGATAACTATCAGTCGCTGGAGAAGTATGCCAAGAATTTGGTGGACTTGGCACGTGCTGGGAAGCTTGACCCAGTGATTGGCCGAGATGATGAGATTCGCCGTGTGCTGCAGATTCTCTCGCGTAGAACGAAGAATAATCCTATTTTAATAGGCGAACCTGGAACGGGTAAAACCGCTATCGTAGAGGGATTGGCTCAGCGCATCGTTCGTGGTGATGTGCCAGAGAACCTGAAAGACAAGCAACTCTTCTCGCTTGATATGGGCGCACTGGTAGCTGGCGCTAAATATAAAGGTGAGTTCGAGGAGCGACTAAAGAGCGTGATCAATGAGGTGACGGCGTCAGAAGGACGTATCATCCTCTTTATTGATGAGATTCATACACTCGTAGGAGCTGGTAAGGGTGAAGGTGCCATGGATGCAGCCAATATCTTGAAGCCTGCACTGGCACGTGGAGAACTGCGTTCAATTGGTGCCACGACCTTGAATGAATATCAGAAATATTTCGAGAAGGACAAGGCATTGGAGCGTCGATTCCAGACAGTGATGGTTGATGAACCTGATGAACTTTCGGCAATCTCGATCCTTCGTGGCCTGAAAGAACGCTATGAGAACCACCACAAGGTGCGTATCCAAGACGATGCTTGTATTGCGGCGGTACAACTCTCGGAACGATACATCACAGAACGTTTCCTTCCAGATAAGGCTATCGACTTGATGGACGAGGCTGCGGCTAAATTGCGCATGGAACGCGACTCGGTACCAGAAGAGCTGGACGAGATAATGCGTCGCTTGGCTCAGCTGGAGATTGAGCGAGAAGCTATCAAACGTGAAGGCGATCAGCCCAAAATAGCTCAGTTGGATAAAGAGATAGCAGAGCTAAAAGAGCAAGAAACTCGGTTCCGCGCCAAGTGGGAAGGCGAGCGCCAGCTCATCAACAAGATCCAGCAGGACAAGCAAGAGATGGAAAACTTGAAGTTGGAAGCTGAGCGTGCTGAACGAGAGGGTGATTATGGTAAAGTCGCTGAGATTCGATACTCAAAGCTAAAGGCCTTGGAGGATGATATCTTAGCTATTCAGGGGCAGCTGTCAAATGCTCAAGGCGGCAACTCGTTGGTGCGTGAAGAGGTCACAGCCGATGATATTGCTGAGGTGGTGAGCCGCTGGACGGGCATTCCTGTGACTCGCATGATGCAGAGCGAACGTGAAAAGCTGCTGCATTTGGAGGAAGAATTGCATAAGCGCGTGATTGGTCAGGAGGAGGCTATCACGGCGGTAAGCGATGCAGTGCGTCGTTCAAGAGCAGGACTGCAAGACCCCAAGCGACCGATTGCTTCATTTATTTTCCTGGGTACAACGGGTGTCGGAAAGACGGAACTGGCAAAGGCATTGGCAGAATACCTGTTCAATGACGAGACCATGATGACACGTATCGACATGTCGGAGTATCAAGAGAAGCACACTGTCAGCCGCCTTATTGGTGCGCCTCCGGGATATGTCGGTTATGACGAGGGCGGACAGCTGACCGAAGCAGTGCGTCGCAAACCTTATAGTGTGGTGCTTTTCGACGAGATTGAGAAGGCTCATCCTGATGTGTTCAACATCCTGCTGCAGGTGTTGGACGATGGAAGGCTGACCGATAACAAGGGACGTACTGCCGATTTCAAGAACACAATTATTATAATGACGAGCAATGCCACGCGCGAACAGCTTCGACAGAACATGCGTCCCGAGTTCTTGAATCGTATTGACGAGATTATCACCTTCCAACAACTGTCGAAAGAGGAAATCGCTCAGGTGGTTCGTCTGCAACTTGGACGAGTGCAGAAGATGCTGGAGCCACAAGGATTCCAACTGCAGGTCAGCGATCATGCTGTGGCATGGCTGGCTGAAGAGGGTTATGATCCTGACTTTGGAGCTCGCCCTGTGAAGCGTGCTATCCAGCAATATCTGCTCAATGACTTGTCGAAGAGAATACTTGCAGATGAAATTGACCGGACCAAACCAATAGTAGTTGATGAGTTCGGCGAAGGATTGGTATTTCATAACTAA